A genomic region of Candidatus Pseudomonas phytovorans contains the following coding sequences:
- the tssE gene encoding type VI secretion system baseplate subunit TssE: MIEPGPSLYETLLQNFSGELELERVGEDDQLTLSVLDNLQRILNSRAGTIAHLPDYGLPDMGTVLQGLPASAHGLMNDIVTTLRRYEPRLAEVRVTLLPQIRPGHLEYALDVRTQGGGRTTFGTTLAPDGRVVVRHLKQEGYFSKP, encoded by the coding sequence ATGATCGAGCCAGGCCCTTCGCTTTACGAAACGCTGCTGCAGAATTTCAGCGGTGAGTTGGAACTGGAACGGGTCGGTGAGGATGATCAGCTGACGCTTTCGGTTCTGGACAATCTTCAGCGCATTCTCAACAGCCGTGCCGGAACAATCGCCCATCTGCCGGACTATGGTTTGCCGGATATGGGCACGGTTTTACAAGGGCTGCCAGCCTCGGCCCACGGATTGATGAATGACATCGTGACTACGTTGCGCAGGTATGAACCGCGTCTGGCAGAGGTTCGCGTTACATTGCTGCCCCAAATACGGCCGGGTCATCTGGAATACGCACTCGACGTTCGCACCCAGGGCGGTGGCCGGACCACCTTTGGAACCACGCTTGCACCTGACGGGAGGGTGGTTGTGCGGCACCTGAAGCAGGAAGGCTATTTCTCCAAGCCATAG
- the tssJ gene encoding type VI secretion system lipoprotein TssJ: MLRTASKRFTAVALATLLGGCGLTQKVVDGTASKAHAIFYKQVNTLHLDFTGRTAMNTDSIEMGGLSVPVLVRVYQLRDHKALDRATYDDLVSHGERVLGGDLLNERAVVVKPGEAAQLSTPLHRAAQYIAVIALFRNPDAVQNAWRLTLLREDLDPDQPSVVELGDNRLKLRPSSED; encoded by the coding sequence CCGTGGCGCTGGCGACATTGCTGGGCGGCTGTGGGCTTACCCAGAAGGTCGTGGATGGCACCGCTTCCAAGGCCCACGCGATTTTCTATAAGCAAGTCAACACGCTGCATCTGGATTTCACCGGCCGGACAGCGATGAATACTGACAGCATCGAGATGGGTGGGTTGTCCGTTCCGGTGCTGGTGCGTGTCTACCAGTTGCGAGATCACAAGGCACTGGACAGGGCAACCTACGACGACCTGGTAAGCCACGGCGAGCGTGTGCTGGGTGGTGACCTGTTGAACGAAAGGGCCGTAGTGGTCAAGCCAGGTGAGGCAGCTCAGCTCAGTACGCCTTTGCACAGGGCCGCCCAATACATTGCCGTGATTGCATTGTTCAGAAACCCGGACGCTGTGCAAAACGCGTGGCGTCTGACCTTGCTGCGTGAGGATCTCGACCCGGACCAGCCCAGCGTCGTCGAGCTGGGTGACAACCGTTTGAAGTTGCGCCCGAGTAGCGAGGACTGA